The stretch of DNA GGTAGGTCATCCACTGtattatcatcttcatcatcatcatcgtcgtcgtcatcatcaccatcatcatcatcatcatcataattatcattatcatcgtcatcatcacaatcatcattatcagcataatcatcaccatcatcgtcatcaccatcatcaccatcatcatcatcacaattatcatcatcaccaagcactatcatcatcatcattatcatcatcaccatcatcattatcacatcatcatttttttgtaaacgCTGCATACATCTACCTAATAAATCCAAACAGGTACATTTTGCCTAGCGCGTCGGCATCATTTCAATAGAGTAGCTAGAACGTGCAGCTTACAGTCCACATAGAGAGTGCGTTGCAAACAAATGGAACAAATTCAGAGAATTTAGAGAGGTTCTTATCAGGTATTTATGCCGCCTAACCTTGTTCCCCTGACAATGTTGTACCTATACTAACTTGCCCGAAAATATTAATACCACAGGAGTATGCTCCAGGCGAGTACAAATTCCAGCCGTGGAACGAGATGGTTGTGATTAACAAGACTGGCGAGACATTATCTAGGCGGGAATACTACATGACACGTGACAATCACTCGATTCCGATAGACATGTCGACCGTATTTGTGTGCAGGtcagtgacgtcatcattacGTCATATCTGTAAAAGACACTCGAGAACAACTCACTTCTAAAAGACATATCGACCGTATtcatgtgtgacgtcatcactacGTCATATATCTAATCGACACGTTGCAACAACTAGCGATTGTAGGCCAATTACTTGCAAATTTATTTCGAATGAGTGGCGTTCAATTGGCTGAATAGTCAAATTGTGATTGGAGTCATTCACGTGGTGTATTGTGGTATGTCCTATTATACAGCATGGAGTACACTGACACATACCCCCCCAACAGGTCGCTATTCAGCGTGGGCTGTAGTCACGTGATGCTGGCTCTCAGGCCTGGCGAGTTTACCATCTTCCCTAACAAGAGCCTGCTGTACAGAGGTCAGCAGTATCCTGAGGAGGAGTACCTCCTAGAGGGCGACACTCCATGGGTTTGTACCAATGAGACGTCACATCTGTCACGCAACTACACGGTCACCAACGagaccacaggtaacccagcACTCCACATGTCAAGCAAATACACGGTCATCATAGAGACCTCGGGttatcaggggctcataagtaggggcaatcaacttaaGTAATCAGAACGTCTAAAAAACTTAACTATTAATTTAATATTAATTGCAGTTTGGTGTGAGTGGTTTTGTTTCTATAACACTTGGAATTACCATGTCTGATAATTATCATGACAATTAAAACTAATTAGCATAGCCCTCTCTCCAGCCTCCCGCCGTCCCGAGTCTGGTCACGTGACTGCTCGTCGCTACCTCACCATCATCGGTCTGTCCTTGTCGGTCTTCTGTCTTTTTCTGGTTCTTATCGCGCATGTCATCCTACCAGACCTGCGCAAACCGCTGCCCGGCAAGAACTTGATGAGCCTGTCCATGTCTCTCTTCCTTGCGCACTTCTGGTACCTGTTTGCTTCCGGTGAGACAGATAAGCCTGCGTTCTGTAAGGCAGCGGCGGTTACTTTGCACTATCTGTTTCTCGTCACGTTTGGTTGTACGGCTGTCGTGGCTTATGACACCAGGTATGTGGCAAGCGCGGTATGTTTTTTCACATAACACATTTTATGGCaaatttcaaagaaaatggACTAGTCTCCGTGGTTTCTTATTATTTACAGTAAACTCTTTCTGTGATTATTGAGGgcaaattcaaaggaaattgACTAATTACCGGGGGTTTCTAATTATTGACCGGAAACTCTTTCTGTGATAATTGGTCTGACGAACTCTTCCCCCCCTTAATAGGAGACTACTTTCCCAATTTGCCTGAAGGTGAATGAGGAGTATAGTCTGGAACGAGGGTTTCCTGTGATGTCACGCTTTCGGAGTCCACCGCAGGAAACCCGGTCAGGATGTCTGGAACTAGACTGGTTCTGTAATGATGAGTCTGAATGATGTACTATTTTCTGTTCTCACCAGACGCACGTTTTCTCAGAAGATCGCCAAAGCGCACGCCATGGGCACCGCACACCACACGCTCCGCCTTGTCGTCTATCTCCTGCTCTCGTGGGGACTCCCCTGCGTACTGGTGGGCATATCCTTTGCGCTTGATTGGTACCACGTGGTTACCATTGGTTACGGCGAAGGCGAGGCTTGTTGGCTTGGTGACGTGGACGCCCAGTTGGTAGCATTCGCGGCGCCCGTCGGTGTGGTACTTGTGTTCAACATTGTCGCATTCTCGCAGACCATCTTCGCTATCAACAAGTGAGTAGATATGTCAGAATGGAACGGAGCGTACCTCATATGATTGAAGGAACTCACTCTAGGTAAGCACAAGAGAATCGatgtttgtctgtttttatcttcCAGTGCCCGGAAGCAGACGACAACAGTCAAGGGGTCCCACACAGCTCGTCCCTCTACCGTCAAGATCTACATCCGACTTACGTCACTCATGGGCTTCTCTTGGTTCTTTGGCATTAGCGCCACCCTCATCCACCACGCCCTCATGTACCCTTTTGTCGTCATGACAACACTACAGGGGGTCTACATTTTCCTCGCCTTTATCTGTAAAGCTCGCGTCTTGCGCATGTTCAAGGAGAAGCTACCGCTGAGGAAGGCACAACCGGCTCATAGCAACACTAAAAGGGGTACCACCGTGAcgactgacatgcgcagttcGGCGCCGTACGCGGAATATAAAGGAGAAGACGAGACTAGGATGTGAGTTTCTTTATCCCACATGGACCTGCGTGAAGTAGTGTAcgaagtctgttttttttttttttgccgtagAGTTCCGTTCAAACAGTTGGCCGAGACTGCCAACATTATGTTTGATGATGTTGCGAAGCTGCCCGCCAAGATttactttatagttttgtgGTCAATCGAAGCTAGACGATTCAGGGTGATGTTCACGCTGGTTGCACGGGGCTTGAAGACTCAGGAACGAACAAATGTGTGACGAACCGTGAACGAGAAACGCAATGTACACTACAACAACTACCTAAATCCGACTGAATCATTGTGGAAATCAATCCATCCTTAAGTAGTAAAAACAACTTTATTCTATTGCTGAGACCTAAGATAAGATAAGTAAAACGACTCTATTCTATTGCTGACACATAAgacaggggcgtacgcaggattttacaaagttgcagtcaaagcattcaaAAGCTAGATGAGGGCGTGGCCCGCATCcccgtgaagatttcatagctcccgcttttgggttAGAAATTGGCGGCAATACGTCAGACTTTATTACATGATCCTCTTTCATCCTCGATCTGAGATAGGAAATCAGTCGTCGCatggcactgaacgacataacaGTATGTCTGGAAATCATCTGTGGACTAaatgattaagaaaattaaagTTTTTTTCCTCACCgtat from Nematostella vectensis chromosome 8, jaNemVect1.1, whole genome shotgun sequence encodes:
- the LOC5503901 gene encoding uncharacterized protein LOC5503901, with protein sequence MENYSLIIQIVFVAILTRVCGAEERMIEAPSCPSALTCVGCKNVKQEWDNGTHTGLHCHCDQACSLYKDCCADYVQYCGNHTRPEAIGERMECIRLNKSAPGMMMVTSCPESYTDQKVIEMCLISTRQNRTMTSANYMDELPVVDIFQNRVFRNRHCATCNGYLRVFIAFFDLKIRCDLNPPQGFNQTQILDYYLRYCKDIYMGLPGNNQQRFCFPSISTCPANASRKQREACENNPTALVFDPETKLDYKNKYCLECNGASTATMKCGPMQTTSNFFKPKSFEILMSFIASENDEMKIQRSTFATTCIKNYMYDAYLEVCRPAVSLDPTKGVSDKYWLRLWLTPTNTSVPFHLTEDTFTKALAARFNLRTPQIDIRDFKLEDPTVSVSFDLHASKTGPSNEEVTVRGRAPREVSLPIRALLHFNGSFLLTADGREWEVFKATARRLTCVKPEEYAPGEYKFQPWNEMVVINKTGETLSRREYYMTRDNHSIPIDMSTVFVCRSLFSVGCSHVMLALRPGEFTIFPNKSLLYRGQQYPEEEYLLEGDTPWVCTNETSHLSRNYTVTNETTASRRPESGHVTARRYLTIIGLSLSVFCLFLVLIAHVILPDLRKPLPGKNLMSLSMSLFLAHFWYLFASGETDKPAFCKAAAVTLHYLFLVTFGCTAVVAYDTRRTFSQKIAKAHAMGTAHHTLRLVVYLLLSWGLPCVLVGISFALDWYHVVTIGYGEGEACWLGDVDAQLVAFAAPVGVVLVFNIVAFSQTIFAINNARKQTTTVKGSHTARPSTVKIYIRLTSLMGFSWFFGISATLIHHALMYPFVVMTTLQGVYIFLAFICKARVLRMFKEKLPLRKAQPAHSNTKRGTTVTTDMRSSAPYAEYKGEDETRIVPFKQLAETANIMFDDVAKLPAKIYFIVLWSIEARRFRVMFTLVARGLKTQERTNV